The Streptomyces sp. RKAG293 genome includes a region encoding these proteins:
- a CDS encoding N,N-dimethylformamidase beta subunit family domain-containing protein has product MGTEQIRRWQSGALAHGVTDPFGQGPLPWLRGAEQYLDDEGNVVPWYVDLSVSRGEAPARPHVPGPRTADDVRCQVKGFASAGAVAPGAAIDFRVTVDPPQQFTVDIYRIGHYGGDGACHMTASPRLSGIVQSAPLAAGRTVSCHHWWQSWRLQVPGYWKTGAYVAVLTTADGYRSHIPFTVRDERPPTPRRYPTKEPPHAPALDADLLLLMPDVTWQAYNLYPEDGRTGASLYHAWDPEGRLLGEEEAPATVSFDRPYAGAGLPLHVGHAYDFIRWAERYGYDLAYADARDLHAGRVDPSRYRGLVFPGHDEYWSVPMRRAAEAARDGGTSLVFLSANSMYWQVELGPSPAGEPDRLLTCRKRRGDARGRSALWRDLGEPEQLLLGVQYAGRVPEPAPLVVRNADHWLWEATGAAEGDEIEGLVAGEADRYFPRTALPESTDRILLAHSPYEDADGRRRHQETSLYRAPSGAYVFASGTFAWSPALDRPHYVDPRIQRATANLLDRICKHD; this is encoded by the coding sequence GTGGGGACGGAGCAGATCCGGCGCTGGCAGTCGGGAGCGCTCGCGCATGGGGTGACCGACCCGTTCGGACAGGGCCCGTTGCCGTGGCTGCGCGGTGCCGAGCAGTATCTGGACGACGAGGGGAACGTGGTCCCCTGGTACGTCGACCTTTCGGTGAGCCGCGGCGAGGCACCGGCCCGCCCGCACGTACCGGGCCCGCGCACCGCCGATGACGTGCGCTGCCAGGTCAAGGGCTTCGCGTCGGCCGGCGCGGTCGCCCCGGGCGCCGCCATCGACTTCCGGGTGACCGTGGACCCGCCCCAGCAGTTCACCGTCGACATCTACCGCATCGGCCACTACGGCGGTGACGGCGCGTGCCACATGACGGCCAGCCCGCGGCTCTCCGGCATCGTCCAGTCGGCCCCGCTCGCCGCCGGCCGCACCGTCTCCTGTCATCACTGGTGGCAGTCCTGGCGGCTGCAGGTGCCGGGGTACTGGAAGACCGGCGCGTATGTGGCGGTGCTCACCACCGCCGACGGGTACCGCAGCCATATCCCGTTCACCGTCCGTGACGAGCGCCCGCCGACCCCGCGCCGGTACCCGACCAAGGAGCCGCCGCACGCCCCGGCGCTCGACGCGGATCTGCTGCTGCTGATGCCCGACGTCACCTGGCAGGCGTACAACCTGTACCCGGAGGACGGCAGGACCGGCGCCAGCCTCTATCACGCGTGGGACCCCGAAGGCCGGCTGCTCGGTGAGGAGGAGGCGCCCGCCACGGTCTCCTTCGACCGCCCCTACGCGGGCGCGGGCCTGCCGCTGCACGTCGGCCACGCCTACGACTTCATCCGCTGGGCCGAGCGGTACGGCTACGACCTGGCCTACGCGGACGCCCGCGATCTGCACGCCGGCCGCGTCGACCCGTCCCGGTACCGCGGCCTGGTCTTCCCCGGGCACGACGAGTACTGGTCGGTCCCGATGCGCCGCGCCGCCGAGGCCGCCAGGGACGGCGGCACCTCGCTGGTGTTCCTCTCCGCCAACTCCATGTACTGGCAGGTCGAACTGGGCCCCTCCCCGGCCGGCGAGCCCGACCGGCTGCTGACCTGCCGCAAGCGCCGCGGCGACGCCCGCGGCCGCAGCGCCCTGTGGCGGGACCTGGGCGAGCCGGAACAGCTGCTGCTGGGCGTGCAGTACGCCGGCCGCGTCCCCGAACCCGCCCCGCTCGTCGTCCGCAACGCCGACCACTGGCTGTGGGAGGCGACCGGCGCGGCCGAGGGGGACGAGATCGAGGGCCTGGTCGCGGGTGAGGCGGACCGCTACTTCCCGCGCACCGCGCTGCCCGAGTCCACCGACCGGATCCTGCTCGCGCACTCGCCGTACGAGGACGCCGACGGCCGCCGCCGCCATCAGGAGACCTCGCTGTACCGGGCGCCGAGCGGCGCCTATGTCTTCGCCTCCGGCACCTTCGCCTGGTCCCCGGCGCTGGACCGTCCGCACTATGTGGACCCCCGGATCCAGCGCGCCACGGCCAATCTCCTGGACCGGATCTGCAAGCACGATTAG
- the purD gene encoding phosphoribosylamine--glycine ligase, whose product MKVLVIGGGAREHALCRSLSLDPDVTSLHCAPGNAGIAEVAELHPVDALDGAAVADLAVSIGADFVIVGPEAPLVAGVADAVRARGIDCFGPSAEAAQLEGSKAFAKEVMAGAGVPTARSYVCTTAEQIDVALDAFGAPYVVKDDGLAAGKGVVVTDDLATARAHALACDRVVIEEFLDGPEVSLFAVTDGVTVVPLQPAQDFKRALDADEGPNTGGMGAYSPLPWADPKLVDEVERTVLQPTVDELRRRGTPFAGLLYAGLAMTSRGVRVIEFNARFGDPETQVVLARLKTPLAGLLRAAATGRLSEVEPLRWSEGAAVTVVIASYNYPDTPRTGDPITGLADVVEQDEHAYVLHAGTRIDDEGRVVSAGGRVLSVTATGSDLAKARERAYRAVARVGLDGSHHRTDIAAKAAGTGQS is encoded by the coding sequence GTGAAGGTCCTTGTCATCGGCGGCGGCGCCCGCGAACACGCCCTGTGCCGCTCACTGTCCCTCGACCCCGATGTCACCTCGCTGCACTGCGCCCCCGGCAACGCCGGGATCGCGGAGGTCGCCGAGCTGCACCCGGTCGACGCCCTCGACGGCGCCGCCGTCGCCGACCTCGCCGTATCGATCGGCGCGGACTTCGTGATCGTCGGTCCGGAGGCCCCGCTGGTGGCGGGCGTCGCCGACGCGGTCCGGGCCCGCGGTATCGACTGCTTCGGCCCGTCCGCGGAAGCCGCTCAGCTGGAAGGCTCCAAGGCGTTCGCCAAGGAGGTCATGGCCGGCGCGGGGGTGCCCACCGCCCGCTCGTACGTCTGCACCACCGCCGAGCAGATCGACGTGGCGCTGGACGCCTTCGGCGCCCCGTACGTCGTCAAGGACGACGGTCTGGCCGCGGGCAAGGGCGTCGTCGTCACCGATGACCTCGCCACCGCCCGCGCGCACGCGCTGGCCTGCGACCGCGTCGTCATCGAGGAGTTCCTCGACGGCCCCGAGGTCTCGCTGTTCGCCGTCACCGACGGTGTGACGGTCGTCCCGCTGCAGCCCGCCCAGGACTTCAAGCGCGCGCTGGACGCCGACGAGGGCCCCAACACCGGCGGCATGGGCGCGTACTCCCCGCTCCCGTGGGCCGACCCCAAGCTGGTCGACGAGGTCGAGCGGACCGTCCTGCAGCCCACCGTGGACGAGCTGCGCCGCCGCGGCACCCCGTTCGCCGGGCTGCTCTACGCGGGGCTGGCGATGACCTCGCGCGGGGTGCGCGTGATCGAGTTCAACGCGCGCTTCGGCGACCCCGAGACCCAGGTCGTCCTCGCGCGCCTCAAGACCCCGCTGGCCGGTCTGCTGCGGGCCGCCGCGACGGGCCGCCTCTCCGAGGTGGAGCCGCTGCGCTGGAGCGAGGGCGCGGCCGTGACCGTCGTCATCGCCTCGTACAACTATCCGGACACCCCGCGCACCGGTGACCCGATCACCGGTCTGGCGGACGTCGTGGAGCAGGACGAGCACGCGTATGTGCTGCACGCCGGCACCAGGATCGACGACGAGGGCCGGGTGGTGAGCGCGGGCGGCCGGGTGCTGTCCGTCACCGCCACCGGCTCCGACCTGGCCAAAGCCCGGGAACGGGCGTACCGCGCGGTCGCCCGGGTGGGGCTCGACGGCTCGCACCACCGGACCGACATCGCGGCCAAGGCGGCGGGAACCGGCCAGTCCTGA
- a CDS encoding SLATT domain-containing protein translates to MSQPDMYPEEAPREEPVQRALHSQEDLRALPFPLGDWGEPAERLEELYRWAESGALNTTDWYLADRVWKRHGARGLRLATAFFGTVGAGLPLIELTGTAAGAARWGYVALLLAAACFGIDRCFGLTSGWMRDVATAQAVQRRLEALRFDWASESVREVLGPTEGTAAEAAERCLAVLRRFCEDVSDLVRMETADWMTEFGTRTAPLRAQATVPWAARTEGVPAGRFPMAPGGRPNMPRQRPPEGPAR, encoded by the coding sequence GTGAGCCAGCCGGACATGTATCCCGAGGAGGCTCCCCGGGAGGAGCCCGTTCAACGGGCTCTGCATAGCCAGGAGGACCTGCGGGCACTGCCTTTTCCGCTCGGCGACTGGGGCGAGCCCGCCGAACGCCTGGAGGAGCTCTACCGCTGGGCCGAGTCCGGGGCGCTGAACACCACCGACTGGTACCTCGCCGACCGCGTCTGGAAGCGGCACGGGGCGCGCGGGCTGCGGCTGGCCACCGCGTTCTTCGGGACCGTGGGCGCGGGGCTGCCGCTGATCGAGCTGACCGGGACCGCGGCAGGCGCCGCGCGCTGGGGTTACGTGGCGCTGCTCCTCGCCGCGGCCTGTTTCGGGATCGACCGCTGCTTCGGGCTGACGTCCGGCTGGATGCGGGACGTCGCCACCGCGCAGGCGGTGCAGCGGCGGCTGGAGGCGCTGCGCTTCGACTGGGCGTCGGAGAGCGTCCGGGAGGTGCTGGGCCCCACCGAGGGCACGGCGGCCGAGGCGGCCGAACGCTGTCTGGCGGTGCTGCGCCGGTTCTGCGAGGACGTCTCCGACCTGGTCAGGATGGAGACGGCGGACTGGATGACGGAGTTCGGGACGCGCACCGCCCCGCTGCGCGCGCAGGCCACGGTGCCGTGGGCCGCGCGCACCGAGGGCGTGCCCGCCGGCCGCTTCCCGATGGCACCCGGCGGCCGTCCGAACATGCCGCGCCAGCGGCCCCCGGAGGGCCCGGCCCGCTGA
- a CDS encoding GntR family transcriptional regulator yields MLADTTPVKRNSLRQQIADALRDEVLTGRLPAGRDFTVKEIAELYGVSATPVREALVDLAAQGLLDVEQHRGFQVRRFGPDDFVSMVEARNLVTEGIFRRIEGDQLREVPADVLASVRRRGEAAARAARSGMLDVLIGCDIRFWREVAALSGNPHICEFLDRIRTQTWMYSIPYLRAHPMLAGVCWSDHVELVDAVRDRDLPAARRIVADYNEHALALMAKLAPR; encoded by the coding sequence GTGCTTGCGGACACCACACCGGTGAAGCGCAACAGCCTGCGGCAGCAGATCGCCGACGCACTCCGCGACGAGGTGCTCACCGGCCGGCTCCCGGCCGGGCGGGACTTCACCGTCAAGGAGATAGCGGAGCTGTACGGCGTCTCCGCCACGCCCGTCCGTGAGGCGCTGGTCGACCTGGCCGCGCAGGGCCTGCTCGACGTCGAGCAGCACCGCGGCTTCCAGGTGCGGCGGTTCGGCCCCGACGACTTCGTCTCCATGGTCGAGGCCCGCAACCTGGTGACCGAGGGGATCTTCCGGCGCATCGAGGGCGACCAGCTGCGCGAAGTGCCGGCCGATGTCCTCGCGTCGGTGCGCCGCCGGGGCGAGGCCGCGGCGCGGGCCGCGCGTTCCGGGATGCTCGACGTCCTCATCGGCTGTGACATCCGCTTCTGGCGCGAAGTCGCAGCATTGTCGGGCAATCCGCACATTTGCGAATTCCTCGACCGGATCCGCACCCAGACCTGGATGTACTCGATCCCGTATCTGCGCGCCCACCCGATGCTCGCGGGCGTCTGCTGGTCGGACCACGTCGAACTCGTCGACGCCGTCCGGGACCGCGATCTGCCCGCGGCACGCCGTATCGTCGCCGACTACAACGAGCACGCCCTCGCCCTGATGGCGAAGCTGGCCCCGCGATAG
- a CDS encoding aspartate aminotransferase family protein — MTPPFAVADPETGAAVKAADRAHVFHSWSAQAVIDPLAVAGAEGSYFWDYDGNRYLDFSSQLVNTNIGHQHPKVVAAIQEQAGRLCTIAPGFAVDVRSEAARLIAEVTPGDLNQVFFTNGGAEAVENAVRMARLHTGRHKVFSAYRSYHGATSTAINLTGDPRRWPSDTASAGVVHFWGPYLYRSQFHATSEEQECERALEHLEQLVAFEGPQSVAAIILESVVGTAGILVPPAGYLAGVREICDRYGIVFILDEVMSGFGRTGAWFAADHWGVVPDLLTFAKGVNSGYVPLGGVAISPEIAATFATRAYPGGLTYSGHPLACASAVATINAMREERIVENAADIGERVIGPALRDIAARHPSVGEVRGLGVFWALDLVKDKATHEPLVPYNAAGADNAPMAEFAAACKKGGLWPFVNMNRTHVVPPCTVTEAEAKEGLAALDEALSVTDRYAVNG; from the coding sequence ATGACCCCTCCTTTCGCCGTCGCCGATCCCGAGACCGGAGCCGCCGTCAAGGCCGCCGACCGGGCGCACGTCTTCCACTCGTGGTCCGCGCAGGCGGTCATCGATCCGCTGGCCGTGGCCGGGGCCGAGGGCTCGTACTTCTGGGACTACGACGGCAACCGCTATCTGGACTTCTCCTCCCAGCTGGTGAACACCAACATCGGCCATCAGCACCCGAAGGTCGTCGCCGCGATCCAGGAGCAGGCCGGCAGGCTCTGCACCATCGCGCCGGGCTTCGCCGTCGACGTCCGGTCCGAGGCGGCCCGGCTGATCGCCGAGGTCACCCCCGGCGACCTGAACCAGGTCTTCTTCACCAACGGCGGCGCCGAGGCGGTCGAGAACGCCGTCCGCATGGCCCGGCTGCACACCGGCCGGCACAAGGTGTTCAGCGCCTACCGCTCGTACCACGGCGCCACCTCCACCGCGATCAACCTCACCGGGGACCCGCGCCGCTGGCCGTCGGACACCGCCTCGGCGGGCGTCGTGCACTTCTGGGGCCCGTACCTGTACCGCTCGCAGTTCCACGCGACGAGCGAGGAGCAGGAGTGCGAGCGCGCGCTGGAGCACCTGGAGCAGCTCGTCGCGTTCGAGGGCCCGCAGTCGGTCGCCGCGATCATCCTGGAGTCGGTGGTCGGCACCGCGGGCATCCTGGTGCCGCCGGCCGGCTACCTCGCCGGCGTCCGGGAGATCTGCGACCGGTACGGGATCGTCTTCATCCTCGACGAGGTCATGTCCGGCTTCGGCCGCACCGGCGCGTGGTTCGCCGCCGACCACTGGGGCGTCGTCCCGGACCTGCTGACCTTCGCCAAGGGCGTCAACTCCGGCTATGTGCCGCTCGGCGGCGTCGCCATCTCCCCGGAGATCGCCGCGACCTTCGCCACCCGCGCCTACCCGGGCGGCCTGACGTACTCCGGGCACCCGCTGGCCTGTGCCTCGGCCGTCGCGACCATCAACGCGATGCGCGAGGAGCGGATCGTGGAGAACGCCGCCGACATCGGCGAGCGGGTCATCGGCCCGGCGCTGCGCGACATCGCCGCCCGGCACCCCTCGGTCGGCGAGGTGCGCGGCCTGGGTGTCTTCTGGGCCCTGGACCTCGTCAAGGACAAGGCGACGCACGAGCCGCTGGTGCCGTACAACGCGGCCGGCGCGGACAACGCGCCGATGGCCGAGTTCGCGGCGGCGTGCAAGAAGGGCGGTCTGTGGCCCTTCGTCAACATGAACCGCACACATGTCGTTCCGCCGTGCACGGTGACCGAGGCCGAGGCCAAGGAGGGTCTGGCGGCGCTGGACGAGGCGCTGTCGGTGACCGACCGGTACGCCGTCAACGGATAG
- a CDS encoding serine/threonine-protein kinase, whose protein sequence is MEELRAGDPQWIGAYRLLGRLGTGGMGRVFLARSERGRTVAVKLVRAELAAQDEFRTRFRQEVQAARRVGGAWTAPVLDADTETEIPWVATGYIAGPTLQHVIAKEYGPLPERSVWVLAAGLAHALKDIHAAGLVHRDLKPSNVMITIDGPRVIDFGIARALETVTGGVTSTGALVGSPGFMSPEQVRGDRVTPACDVFCLGSVLAYAATGKQPFGAASSGVHAQMFRIAQEPPDLDELPGALRELVAECLVKEADQRPDLDAVLERIAAHPAEDGRTWLPSAIVAQLGRHAVRLLEAENPHDGGSAPAAPAARPGPEPDPGSAPLPTPAPAPASAASQPLPARPTAVDPAPPAPNPYASGGYGYPQAGYGTPPGYPAPPPRRRRQGVLIAVAVAVAVLAGAGAAVVALDFGTGKSNSTDNQGLGGDPRTGTPSGSGTPRNSPSTEETASTAPGEVPERLVGTWQAGFDSNGTNTRTLTIRRDGTVTLAGTGSTYQCEWTMHMTSAGPPLALSPSLLTSAVPATSCNPGLSSTLTAIDDSHLLRDSREPGKAPLTYTKID, encoded by the coding sequence ATGGAAGAACTCAGGGCCGGCGATCCGCAGTGGATCGGCGCGTACCGGCTGCTGGGCCGGCTCGGCACCGGCGGCATGGGACGGGTCTTCCTGGCCCGTTCGGAACGCGGCCGGACCGTCGCGGTGAAGCTGGTGCGGGCCGAGCTGGCCGCCCAGGACGAGTTCAGGACCCGCTTCCGGCAGGAGGTCCAGGCCGCCCGCCGGGTCGGCGGCGCGTGGACGGCGCCGGTCCTCGACGCCGACACCGAGACCGAGATCCCCTGGGTCGCCACCGGCTACATCGCCGGGCCGACGCTGCAGCACGTCATCGCCAAGGAGTACGGCCCGCTGCCGGAGCGTTCGGTCTGGGTGCTGGCGGCCGGGCTGGCCCACGCGCTCAAGGACATCCACGCCGCCGGGCTCGTGCACCGCGATCTGAAGCCCTCGAATGTCATGATCACCATCGATGGCCCACGGGTCATCGACTTCGGCATCGCCCGCGCCCTGGAGACCGTCACCGGCGGAGTGACGAGCACCGGCGCGCTGGTCGGCTCGCCGGGCTTCATGTCGCCCGAGCAGGTGCGCGGCGACCGGGTCACCCCGGCCTGCGACGTCTTCTGTCTGGGCTCGGTGCTGGCGTACGCGGCGACCGGGAAGCAGCCGTTCGGCGCCGCGAGCAGCGGGGTGCACGCCCAGATGTTCCGGATCGCGCAGGAGCCGCCGGACCTGGACGAGCTGCCCGGCGCGCTGCGCGAGCTGGTCGCGGAGTGCCTGGTCAAGGAGGCCGATCAGCGGCCGGACCTGGACGCGGTGCTGGAGCGGATCGCCGCCCACCCGGCGGAGGACGGCAGGACCTGGCTGCCCAGCGCCATCGTCGCGCAACTCGGCCGGCACGCCGTGCGGCTGCTGGAGGCCGAGAACCCGCACGACGGGGGTTCCGCCCCGGCGGCTCCGGCCGCGCGGCCCGGCCCCGAGCCGGACCCCGGCTCCGCTCCCCTCCCGACCCCGGCCCCGGCCCCGGCCTCTGCCGCGTCGCAGCCGCTGCCCGCCCGGCCGACCGCGGTCGACCCGGCCCCTCCGGCGCCGAACCCGTACGCGTCCGGCGGCTACGGCTACCCGCAGGCCGGCTACGGGACCCCGCCGGGATACCCGGCCCCGCCGCCGCGCCGGCGACGGCAGGGTGTGCTGATCGCCGTCGCGGTGGCGGTCGCGGTGCTCGCGGGCGCCGGGGCGGCCGTCGTCGCGCTCGACTTCGGCACGGGGAAGAGCAACAGCACGGACAACCAGGGCCTCGGCGGCGATCCCAGGACGGGCACCCCGTCCGGCTCCGGTACGCCGCGGAACTCGCCCTCCACCGAGGAGACCGCCTCCACCGCGCCCGGCGAGGTACCCGAACGGCTCGTCGGCACCTGGCAGGCGGGGTTCGACAGCAACGGCACCAACACCCGCACGCTGACGATCCGACGGGACGGCACCGTCACCCTGGCCGGCACCGGAAGCACCTATCAGTGCGAGTGGACGATGCACATGACGTCGGCCGGTCCGCCGCTGGCGCTGAGCCCCTCGCTCCTGACCAGTGCGGTACCCGCCACCTCCTGCAACCCGGGGCTGTCCTCGACGCTCACCGCGATCGACGACTCCCATCTGCTGCGCGACTCCCGCGAGCCGGGCAAGGCGCCGCTCACCTACACGAAGATCGACTGA
- a CDS encoding adenylosuccinate synthase, whose protein sequence is MPALVLLGAQWGDEGKGKATDLLGGSVDYVVRYQGGNNAGHTVVVGDQKYALHLLPSGILSPGCTPVIGNGVVVDPAVLLSELSGLNDRGVDTSKLLISGNAHLITPYHQTIDKVTERFLGSRKIGTTGRGIGPAYADKINRVGIRVQDLFDESILHQKVEAALHEKNQLLVKLFNRRAISVDQVVEEYLGYAEQIKDFVADTGLILNKALDEGKVVLMEGGQGTLLDVDHGTYPFVTSSNPTAGGACTGSGIGPTKISRVIGILKAYTTRVGAGPFPTELFDEDGEKLRVIGHERGVTTGRDRRCGWFDAVIARYATRVNGLTDFFLTKLDILTGWEQIPVCVAYEIDGKRVEELPYNQSDFHHAKPIYEMLPGWSEDITKAQTFDDLPKNARAYVKALEEMSGAPISAIGVGPGRTETIEINSFL, encoded by the coding sequence GTGCCCGCACTTGTGCTGCTCGGTGCTCAGTGGGGTGACGAAGGCAAGGGGAAGGCCACTGACCTGCTCGGTGGCTCCGTGGACTATGTCGTGCGTTACCAGGGCGGCAACAATGCCGGCCACACGGTCGTCGTCGGCGACCAGAAGTACGCACTGCATCTCCTCCCCTCCGGAATCCTGTCGCCGGGGTGTACCCCGGTCATTGGTAACGGTGTCGTCGTGGACCCGGCGGTCCTGCTCTCCGAGCTGAGCGGACTGAACGACCGCGGCGTCGATACGTCCAAGCTGCTGATCAGCGGTAACGCCCATCTGATCACTCCGTATCACCAGACCATCGACAAGGTGACGGAGCGGTTCCTCGGCAGCCGCAAGATCGGTACGACCGGGCGCGGTATCGGCCCGGCCTACGCCGACAAGATCAACCGCGTCGGGATCCGTGTTCAGGACCTCTTCGACGAGTCGATCCTGCACCAGAAGGTGGAGGCCGCACTCCACGAGAAGAACCAGCTCCTGGTCAAGCTCTTCAACCGGCGTGCGATCAGCGTCGACCAGGTCGTCGAGGAGTACCTCGGCTACGCGGAGCAGATCAAGGACTTCGTCGCCGACACCGGTCTGATTCTGAACAAGGCGCTGGACGAGGGCAAGGTCGTGTTGATGGAGGGCGGCCAGGGCACTCTGCTCGACGTCGACCACGGCACCTATCCCTTCGTCACCTCGTCGAACCCGACCGCCGGCGGTGCCTGCACGGGCTCCGGCATCGGCCCGACGAAGATCAGCCGCGTGATCGGCATCCTCAAGGCCTATACGACGCGAGTCGGCGCCGGTCCGTTCCCGACCGAGCTGTTCGACGAGGACGGCGAGAAGCTGCGGGTCATCGGCCACGAGCGCGGGGTCACCACCGGCCGCGACCGTCGCTGCGGCTGGTTCGACGCGGTCATCGCGCGGTACGCGACCCGTGTCAACGGCCTGACGGACTTCTTCCTCACCAAGCTCGACATCCTCACCGGCTGGGAGCAGATCCCGGTCTGTGTGGCCTACGAGATCGACGGCAAGCGCGTCGAGGAGCTGCCCTACAACCAGAGCGACTTCCACCACGCGAAGCCGATCTACGAGATGCTCCCCGGCTGGTCCGAGGACATCACGAAGGCGCAGACCTTCGACGACCTGCCGAAGAACGCGCGGGCGTACGTCAAGGCGCTCGAGGAGATGTCGGGCGCGCCGATCTCCGCGATCGGCGTGGGTCCCGGCCGTACCGAGACGATCGAGATCAACTCGTTCCTCTGA
- a CDS encoding diacylglycerol kinase family protein — MSAQPPDGRQLLVVIDPAARAVDGESVRIAKDVLCAGASSVKIALPDSAEEVARVLSHRGRRRPVVLGDDRTLLRAVRALHHERALGEAPLALVPIGPRSSLARALGVPGQVLPAARAVLDGMDRELDLLVDDSGGIVLGTLRIPSDGAGSSSHWWSPVERTARSLVRTLTMPAPSNGHGPGHTHGHAPRQRLRIEADGVVLVDLDQPVHEVSFRTVHPGLIEVRVSHPDSAEPLCVEAVTVTVSGRDFRYRADSALAGPVRTRTWTVQPGAWRLTVPRA, encoded by the coding sequence GTGTCGGCTCAGCCACCTGACGGGCGTCAATTGCTCGTGGTCATCGACCCCGCCGCACGTGCCGTCGACGGCGAATCCGTCCGCATCGCGAAGGATGTCCTGTGTGCGGGCGCGTCCTCCGTAAAAATCGCTCTCCCGGATTCGGCCGAAGAGGTGGCCCGGGTGCTCTCCCATCGCGGCCGGCGCCGTCCGGTGGTGCTGGGCGACGACCGGACCCTGCTGCGGGCGGTGCGGGCACTGCACCATGAGCGGGCACTCGGCGAGGCCCCGCTGGCCCTGGTGCCGATCGGGCCGCGCTCCTCGCTCGCCCGGGCGCTGGGCGTGCCGGGCCAGGTGCTGCCCGCGGCGCGGGCGGTGCTGGACGGCATGGACCGCGAGCTGGACCTGCTGGTCGACGACAGCGGCGGCATCGTGCTGGGCACCCTGCGGATCCCCTCCGACGGCGCGGGATCGTCGTCCCACTGGTGGTCGCCGGTGGAGAGGACTGCGCGCTCCCTGGTCAGGACGCTGACGATGCCGGCGCCGTCGAACGGGCACGGGCCGGGACACACCCACGGGCACGCGCCGCGCCAGCGGCTGCGGATCGAGGCGGACGGGGTGGTGCTGGTGGACCTGGACCAACCCGTCCACGAGGTGTCGTTCCGGACGGTGCACCCCGGACTCATCGAGGTCCGGGTGAGCCATCCCGACAGCGCGGAACCGCTCTGTGTGGAGGCCGTGACCGTCACCGTCTCGGGCCGGGACTTCCGCTACCGCGCGGATTCCGCCCTGGCCGGACCGGTCAGGACCCGCACCTGGACGGTCCAGCCGGGCGCCTGGCGGCTCACCGTGCCCCGCGCCTGA
- a CDS encoding cytochrome P450, which produces MTDRPMSGHAASGPAAKEFDPWSAAFVADPYPAYEALRAAGRAHWYEPTRQWLIPHYDDVSALLRDRRLGRTYLHRFTHEEFGREAPPAGHEPFHVLNDNGLLDLEAPDHTRIRRLVAKAFTPRTVERLAPTVQRLADELVDGLRADGGGDLLARVAEPLPVAVIAEMLGIPPGDRQPLRPWSADICGMYELNPDEETARRAVRASEEFSEYLRGLIAERRRAPGEDLISALIAAYEDGDTLSEQEMVSTCVLLLNAGHEATVNTTANGWFTLFRHPDQLELLRAEPGLLRDAIEELLRYDTPLQMFERWVLDDIQVGDTVIPRGSEVALLFGSANRDPSRFPDPSRLDLRRPAADNRHVTFGAGIHYCLGAPLARIELAASFGTLLSRAPGLRPAAEPRWKPGYVIRGLEELLVSW; this is translated from the coding sequence ATGACGGATCGACCGATGAGCGGCCACGCGGCGTCCGGCCCGGCGGCGAAGGAGTTCGACCCGTGGTCCGCCGCGTTCGTCGCGGACCCCTATCCGGCGTACGAGGCGCTGCGCGCCGCGGGCCGCGCGCACTGGTACGAGCCCACCCGGCAGTGGCTGATCCCGCACTACGACGATGTGAGCGCGCTGCTGCGCGACCGCCGGCTGGGGCGCACGTATCTGCACCGCTTCACCCACGAGGAGTTCGGCCGCGAGGCGCCGCCGGCCGGGCACGAGCCGTTCCACGTACTCAACGACAACGGCCTGCTGGACCTGGAGGCCCCCGACCACACGCGGATCCGCCGGCTGGTCGCGAAGGCGTTCACCCCGCGCACCGTCGAGCGGCTCGCGCCGACCGTGCAACGGCTGGCCGACGAGCTGGTCGACGGTCTGCGGGCGGACGGCGGCGGTGACCTGCTGGCCCGGGTCGCCGAGCCGCTGCCCGTCGCGGTCATCGCGGAGATGCTCGGCATCCCGCCCGGCGACCGGCAGCCGCTGCGGCCCTGGTCGGCGGACATCTGCGGGATGTACGAGCTGAACCCGGACGAGGAGACCGCGCGCCGGGCCGTGCGGGCGAGCGAGGAGTTCTCGGAGTATCTGCGGGGGCTGATCGCCGAGCGCCGGCGCGCACCGGGCGAGGACCTGATCAGCGCCCTGATCGCCGCGTACGAGGACGGGGACACGCTCAGCGAGCAGGAGATGGTCTCCACCTGCGTGCTGCTGCTCAACGCCGGGCACGAGGCGACGGTGAACACCACCGCGAACGGCTGGTTCACCCTCTTCCGTCATCCTGATCAGCTCGAACTGCTCCGCGCCGAACCCGGGCTGCTCCGCGACGCCATCGAGGAACTGCTGCGGTACGACACCCCGCTGCAGATGTTCGAACGCTGGGTGCTGGACGACATCCAGGTCGGCGACACGGTGATCCCGCGGGGTTCCGAGGTCGCGCTGCTCTTCGGGTCCGCCAACCGCGACCCGTCGCGCTTCCCCGACCCCAGCCGGCTGGACCTGCGCCGCCCGGCGGCCGACAACCGGCATGTCACCTTCGGCGCCGGTATCCACTACTGCCTGGGCGCGCCGCTGGCCCGAATCGAACTCGCCGCGTCCTTCGGCACGCTGCTGAGCCGTGCGCCGGGCCTGCGGCCGGCCGCCGAACCGCGCTGGAAGCCCGGCTACGTCATCCGGGGCCTGGAGGAACTGCTCGTCAGCTGGTGA